The Chloroflexota bacterium genome window below encodes:
- the gyrA gene encoding DNA gyrase subunit A — MDSDRTDAVRRVSIEDEMRSAYIDYAMSVIVARALPDVRDGLKPVHRRILYTMHEMGLRSTSAYRKCAGVVGDALAKYHPHGDVALYDALVRMAQDFSLRYPLVDGQGNFGSIDGDPAAAYRYTEARLTAISDEMLADIEKETVDFVDNYDGRLREPTVLPARLPNLLINGSSGIAVGMATNIPPHNLTEICRAVIELIDNPDITVDDLCEIVHGPDFPTGGTIFRVEDQRNSLTGEKERVDVIRHMYATGRGRVVIRGQVAFEEDARGRISVVITELPYQVNKTTLIEKMAELVSGKRITDVSDIRDESDRTGMRIVVEIKRDGSPHTVMQQLFKHTALQTSFSANVLALVDGQPQTLGLKRMLEHYIAYRREIVRRRTEFDLARARERAHILEGLKIALDNLDEVIKTIRASADTDAARSALVQRFKLSEAQANAILEMQLRRLAALERKKIEDEYESVIRLIAELEDLLANPRKVLTAIRDELEELIRKYGDDRKTRIESDANRELTAEDLVAAEDVVVTLSQRGYIKRQQIGTFRSQRRGGKGKLAMITREEDAVRHLMVANTHDNILFFTNRGRVFITKVHTLPEASRQAKGLPIINLPGVMVDQGEYVSAIITIPQFEADHYMAMATRGGMIKKTSLAEYAKIRSNGLIAISLVEGDELRWVGLTDGENDIILATRNGQAARFHETEVRPMGRDTRGVTGIRLRGDDEVIGMEVVAPSAELLVVTEQGYGKRTMLDDFPVKHRATGGVIANSLNADTGKVAAVRVVGREDEELMLITEEGTILRTEVSSVNRYRRASRGVTVMKPGEGDRIVSIAVFVDDRPPVVDEDAETEG, encoded by the coding sequence ATGGATTCAGACCGGACCGACGCCGTGCGGCGTGTCTCGATCGAGGACGAGATGCGATCGGCCTACATCGACTACGCGATGAGCGTCATCGTCGCGCGGGCGCTGCCCGACGTCCGCGACGGGCTCAAGCCGGTGCATCGCCGAATCCTGTACACGATGCACGAGATGGGCCTTCGCTCGACATCGGCCTATCGCAAGTGCGCGGGGGTCGTGGGTGACGCGCTCGCCAAGTATCACCCGCACGGCGACGTGGCGCTGTACGACGCCCTCGTGCGCATGGCGCAGGACTTCAGCCTCCGCTACCCACTGGTCGACGGCCAGGGCAACTTCGGGTCGATCGACGGCGACCCGGCGGCCGCCTATCGCTACACCGAGGCTCGCCTGACCGCGATCAGCGACGAGATGCTGGCCGACATCGAGAAGGAGACGGTCGACTTCGTCGACAACTACGACGGCCGCCTTCGTGAGCCGACGGTCCTTCCCGCGCGGCTGCCCAACCTGCTGATCAACGGGAGCTCCGGGATCGCGGTCGGGATGGCGACCAACATCCCGCCGCACAACCTGACCGAGATCTGCCGCGCGGTGATCGAGCTGATCGACAATCCCGACATCACCGTCGACGACCTGTGCGAGATCGTGCATGGGCCGGACTTCCCCACGGGCGGCACGATCTTCCGCGTCGAGGACCAGCGCAACAGCCTCACCGGCGAGAAGGAGCGGGTCGACGTCATCCGCCACATGTACGCCACCGGGCGTGGGCGGGTGGTGATCCGCGGCCAGGTCGCCTTCGAGGAGGACGCTCGCGGACGCATCTCGGTGGTCATCACAGAGCTCCCGTACCAGGTCAACAAGACGACCCTGATCGAGAAGATGGCCGAGTTGGTCAGCGGGAAGCGGATCACCGACGTCAGCGACATTCGCGACGAAAGCGACAGGACGGGGATGCGCATCGTCGTCGAGATCAAGCGTGACGGGTCACCGCATACCGTGATGCAGCAGCTCTTCAAGCACACCGCGCTGCAGACGAGCTTCAGCGCCAACGTGCTGGCGCTGGTGGACGGGCAGCCGCAGACGCTCGGCCTGAAGCGGATGCTCGAGCACTACATCGCCTATCGGCGCGAGATCGTCCGGCGCCGGACCGAGTTCGACCTTGCCCGCGCCCGCGAGCGGGCGCACATCCTCGAGGGCCTGAAGATCGCGCTCGACAACCTCGACGAGGTGATCAAGACGATCCGAGCCTCAGCCGACACCGATGCCGCGCGATCGGCGCTGGTGCAGCGATTCAAGCTCAGCGAGGCGCAGGCCAACGCCATCCTCGAGATGCAGCTGCGCCGGCTGGCCGCCCTCGAGCGCAAGAAGATCGAGGACGAGTACGAAAGCGTGATCCGCTTGATCGCGGAGCTCGAGGACCTGCTCGCCAACCCGCGCAAGGTCCTCACCGCGATCCGCGACGAGCTCGAGGAGCTGATCCGCAAGTACGGGGACGACCGCAAGACACGGATCGAGTCGGATGCCAACCGGGAGCTGACCGCAGAGGACCTGGTGGCCGCCGAGGACGTCGTCGTCACCCTCTCGCAGCGCGGCTACATCAAGCGCCAGCAGATCGGCACCTTCCGCTCCCAGCGCCGCGGCGGCAAGGGGAAGCTGGCCATGATCACCCGCGAAGAGGACGCCGTGAGGCACCTCATGGTGGCGAACACCCACGACAACATCCTCTTCTTCACCAACCGCGGGCGCGTCTTCATCACCAAGGTTCACACCCTTCCCGAGGCGAGCCGCCAGGCGAAGGGGCTGCCGATCATCAACCTGCCCGGCGTGATGGTCGACCAGGGCGAGTACGTCAGCGCCATCATCACCATCCCCCAGTTCGAGGCCGATCACTACATGGCGATGGCCACTCGCGGCGGGATGATCAAGAAGACCTCGCTGGCCGAGTACGCCAAGATCCGCAGCAACGGGCTCATCGCCATCAGCCTGGTGGAGGGCGACGAGCTGCGCTGGGTGGGGCTCACCGATGGGGAGAACGACATCATCCTCGCCACCCGCAACGGACAGGCCGCCCGCTTCCACGAGACGGAGGTCAGGCCGATGGGGCGCGACACCCGTGGCGTGACCGGGATCCGGCTGCGCGGCGACGACGAAGTGATCGGCATGGAGGTGGTCGCTCCCTCCGCCGAGCTGCTGGTGGTCACCGAGCAGGGCTACGGCAAGCGCACCATGCTCGACGACTTCCCGGTCAAGCATCGCGCCACCGGTGGGGTGATCGCCAACTCACTGAACGCCGATACGGGCAAAGTGGCGGCCGTGCGCGTCGTGGGCCGCGAGGACGAGGAGCTGATGCTGATCACCGAGGAGGGGACGATCCTGCGCACCGAGGTCAGCAGCGTGAACCGCTACCGTCGTGCGTCGCGAGGGGTGACCGTCATGAAGCCCGGCGAGGGCGATCGGATCGTCTCGATCGCCGTCTTCGTGGACGATCGCCCGCC
- a CDS encoding PaaI family thioesterase, with translation MSTANGKAATIGSSRLIEGTDGRRYAFADHNCFACGGTNQIGMHLAIELGEGTASTTWTPGPNYVGWEEKVHGGLLATLLDEVMAWAPSSFDSWAVTAEISVRYRSPANPGEPLTARGWVTERRRRIYQVSGEVRGSDGRLIAEGHGRFLGASPSVKAELKTRYGMPADVTAAGARRE, from the coding sequence GTGAGCACGGCGAACGGCAAGGCGGCAACGATCGGCAGCAGCCGGCTGATCGAGGGCACCGACGGCCGACGCTACGCGTTCGCAGACCACAACTGCTTCGCGTGTGGCGGCACGAATCAGATCGGCATGCACCTGGCGATCGAGCTTGGCGAGGGCACGGCCAGCACCACGTGGACTCCAGGCCCGAACTATGTCGGGTGGGAGGAGAAGGTCCACGGCGGGCTGCTGGCGACCCTGCTCGACGAGGTGATGGCCTGGGCACCGTCCAGCTTCGACTCATGGGCGGTCACGGCCGAGATCTCGGTCCGTTATCGCTCGCCCGCGAACCCGGGCGAGCCCCTCACCGCGCGCGGCTGGGTGACCGAGCGGCGGCGCCGGATCTACCAGGTCAGCGGCGAGGTTCGAGGGTCGGACGGCCGCCTGATCGCCGAGGGCCACGGCCGCTTCCTGGGAGCGAGCCCGTCCGTCAAGGCCGAGCTCAAGACCCGATATGGCATGCCCGCCGATGTGACCGCGGCCGGGGCTCGCCGCGAATGA
- a CDS encoding DUF4287 domain-containing protein — protein MPSRHVADIRQVEGKTGRKLEDWCALLEANGVGERRDAVNFLRDGYAVSHAFALAIAAHCLRPSRTDEFGAESFWDDEDDRW, from the coding sequence ATGCCAAGCCGACACGTTGCCGACATTCGCCAGGTCGAGGGAAAGACCGGCCGCAAGCTCGAGGACTGGTGCGCCCTGCTCGAGGCGAACGGCGTGGGGGAGCGCCGCGACGCCGTCAACTTCCTGCGCGATGGATATGCGGTCAGCCACGCCTTCGCGCTGGCCATCGCCGCCCATTGCCTCCGACCATCGCGCACCGACGAGTTCGGCGCCGAGAGCTTCTGGGACGATGAGGATGACCGCTGGTGA
- the gyrB gene encoding DNA topoisomerase (ATP-hydrolyzing) subunit B, with protein sequence MSDYTAANIQVLEGLTAVRKRPGMYIGSTDQRGLHQLVWEVVDNSIDEAMANVATRIDVTIHDDGRVEVVDDGRGIPVGKHTSGKDALEVVHTVLHAGGKFGGGGYKVAGGLHGVGVSVVNALSSAMRVEVLRDGKRWTQEYSRGAPKGPVRQQGGAAEANRGLVMAKQRQHGTRTFFQPDPEVFDTMDFSWDLIATRLRESAYLNKGLWICLRDERIDREKNFYFEGGVTSFVRHLNRRRDVLNQRPIHVERMVGTTSVEVALQYNDGFAETVLAFANNIHTVDGGTHVTGFRAALTSSLNDWAHKAGVLSEKDANLSGEDVREGLTAVISVKLTDPQFEGQTKAKLGNADVKGAVQAAVTDGIIQHLEENPADGRRIIEKSVTAARAREAARKARDLVIRKGALDGMALPGKLADCQERDPARSELYIVEGDSAGGSAKQGRDRRTQAVLPLRGKLLNVEKARLDRVLSSENIRPLIIALGAGIGDQFDIAKLRYHKICLLSDADVDGAHISTLLLTFFFRHMPDVIEQGYLYLCQPPLYRVSTGKVTRYAKDEKSRDQAIKDLSREGKTKNISVQRFKGLGEMNPEQLWETTMNPDTRTLLQITVREAADADDVFSTLMGERVEPRRDFIRGEARKVRNLDF encoded by the coding sequence ATCGACGAGGCGATGGCGAATGTCGCCACGCGCATCGACGTGACCATCCACGATGACGGCAGGGTCGAGGTCGTCGACGACGGCCGTGGCATCCCGGTCGGGAAGCACACCTCGGGAAAGGATGCGCTCGAGGTCGTGCATACAGTGCTGCACGCCGGCGGCAAGTTCGGTGGGGGAGGCTACAAGGTCGCCGGGGGACTGCACGGGGTCGGCGTCAGCGTGGTCAACGCGCTCTCCTCCGCGATGCGGGTCGAGGTGCTCCGCGACGGGAAGCGCTGGACGCAGGAGTACAGCCGCGGCGCGCCGAAGGGTCCCGTCCGCCAGCAGGGCGGCGCAGCGGAGGCGAATCGCGGCCTCGTCATGGCCAAGCAACGACAGCACGGCACGCGCACCTTCTTCCAGCCGGATCCTGAGGTCTTCGACACGATGGATTTCAGCTGGGATCTCATCGCGACGCGGCTGCGAGAGTCCGCGTACCTGAACAAGGGGCTCTGGATCTGCCTGCGGGACGAGCGCATCGACCGCGAGAAGAACTTCTACTTCGAGGGCGGCGTCACGAGCTTCGTGCGGCACCTGAATCGGCGCCGCGACGTGCTCAACCAGCGACCGATCCACGTCGAGCGGATGGTGGGCACCACCAGCGTCGAGGTCGCCCTCCAGTACAACGACGGCTTCGCGGAGACAGTGCTGGCCTTCGCGAACAATATCCACACGGTCGACGGGGGCACGCACGTCACCGGCTTCCGCGCCGCGCTCACCTCCTCACTCAACGACTGGGCGCACAAGGCCGGCGTCCTGTCGGAGAAGGATGCCAACCTGAGCGGGGAGGACGTCCGAGAGGGCCTCACCGCGGTCATCAGCGTCAAGCTCACCGACCCGCAGTTCGAGGGTCAGACCAAGGCGAAGCTAGGCAACGCCGATGTGAAGGGCGCGGTGCAGGCGGCGGTCACCGACGGGATCATCCAGCACCTCGAGGAGAACCCGGCAGACGGGCGGCGGATCATCGAGAAATCAGTGACGGCGGCGCGTGCGCGAGAGGCGGCCCGCAAGGCACGGGATCTCGTCATCCGCAAGGGGGCCCTGGACGGGATGGCGCTCCCCGGCAAGCTCGCCGACTGCCAGGAACGCGACCCCGCCCGCAGCGAGCTGTACATCGTCGAGGGCGACTCCGCCGGTGGCTCTGCCAAGCAGGGGCGGGATCGGCGAACACAGGCGGTCCTTCCGTTGCGCGGCAAGCTGCTGAACGTCGAGAAGGCACGCCTGGATCGGGTGCTGTCGAGCGAGAACATCCGCCCGCTGATCATCGCCCTCGGCGCCGGGATCGGCGACCAGTTCGACATCGCCAAGCTCCGCTATCACAAGATCTGCCTCCTCTCGGATGCGGATGTCGACGGCGCCCACATCAGCACCCTCCTGCTCACCTTCTTCTTCCGGCACATGCCGGACGTGATCGAGCAGGGCTACCTGTACCTGTGCCAGCCACCCCTCTACCGGGTGAGCACCGGCAAGGTCACCCGCTACGCCAAGGACGAGAAGTCGCGCGACCAGGCGATCAAGGACCTGTCGCGCGAGGGGAAGACAAAGAACATCAGCGTGCAGCGCTTCAAGGGGCTCGGCGAGATGAACCCCGAGCAGCTGTGGGAGACGACGATGAACCCCGACACCCGCACCCTGCTGCAGATCACCGTGCGCGAGGCGGCCGATGCGGATGACGTGTTCAGCACGCTCATGGGAGAGCGCGTGGAGCCGCGCCGCGACTTCATTCGCGGTGAAGCCCGCAAGGTGCGCAACCTGGACTTCTAG